In the genome of Gammaproteobacteria bacterium, one region contains:
- the mrtJ gene encoding JDVT-CTERM system glutamic-type intramembrane protease, which yields MKRFSDWQLWAALAVALPVWGIAYLWFRPPIILGWPLNHPLLALKLVLFFPLAEEIVFRGLIQDFLHTHLKHQWGYLSAANLLTSLLFAALHLINHAPAWALLVIFPSLVFGYFRERHETLLTPVGLHIFYNAGYFLLLAPPSALL from the coding sequence ATGAAACGTTTCTCTGACTGGCAGCTGTGGGCGGCCCTTGCGGTCGCCCTACCTGTCTGGGGTATTGCCTATCTCTGGTTCCGTCCACCCATCATCTTAGGCTGGCCACTGAACCATCCCCTGCTGGCGCTCAAACTCGTTCTCTTTTTTCCCCTGGCCGAGGAAATCGTTTTCCGCGGATTGATTCAGGACTTCCTGCATACGCACTTGAAACACCAGTGGGGATACCTTTCCGCTGCCAACCTGCTTACCAGTCTGCTCTTTGCCGCGCTGCACTTGATAAATCATGCGCCTGCCTGGGCATTGCTGGTGATCTTTCCTTCTCTCGTCTTCGGTTACTTCCGTGAGCGACATGAAACCCTGCTCACCCCGGTAGGTCTTCATATCTTCTACAACGCCGGTTACTTCCTGCTCCTGGCCCCACCGTCTGCCTTGCTGTAA